The Argentina anserina chromosome 3, drPotAnse1.1, whole genome shotgun sequence genome includes a region encoding these proteins:
- the LOC126786710 gene encoding proteasome subunit beta type-4 — translation MESHQANPSTLCNPEGSQRTLYPYVTGTSVVALKYKDGILMAADMGGSYGSTLRYKSVERMKPIGKHSLLGASGEISDFQELLKYLDELVLYDNMWDDGNSLGPKEIHNYLTRVMYNRRNKFNPLWNSLVLGGVKKGTTYLGMVSMIGVNFEDNHVATGFGNHLARPILRDEWRADLSYEEGVKLLEKCMRVLLYRDRSAVNKLQIANITEQGVTISKPYALKTFWGYSAFQNPTAGAEGSW, via the exons ATGGAGTCGCACCAAGCCAATCCCAGCACACTTTGCAACCCAGAAGGCTCCCAGAGAACCCT GTACCCATATGTCACTGGTACGTCTGTAGTGGCTCTCAAGTACAAAGATGGGATTTTGATGGCTGCTGATATGGGAG GCTCATATGGGTCTACCTTGCGATACAAGAGTGTGGAACGCATGAAGCCTATCGGAAAGCATTCTCTTCTTGGTGCAAGTGGAGAAATAAGTGATTTCCAGGAGTTGCTAAAATATCTTGATGAGCTCGT TCTATATGACAACATGTGGGATGATGGGAACTCTTTGGGACCTAAAGAGATCCACAACTATTTGACCCGTGTGATGTACAATCGCCGTAACAAGTTCAACCCACTGTGGAATTCACTTGTCCTTGGTGGAGTGAAGAAGGGCACGACATACCTTGGAATG GTTAGTATGATAGGTGTAAATTTTGAGGACAACCATGTTGCTACCGGATTTGGGAATCACCTTGCAAGGCCTATTCTTCGTGATGAGTGGCGTGCTGACTTGAGTTATGAAGAAGGCGTGAAGCTGCTGGAGAAGTGCATGCGTGTCCTTCTGTACCGTGATAGGTCTGCTGTGAACAAGCTTCAG ATAGCTAACATCACTGAGCAAGGTGTAACAATCTCTAAACCCTATGCTTTGAAGACTTTCTGGGGATATTCTGCTTTCCAAAATCCGACTGCTGGTGCTGAAGGATCATGGTAA
- the LOC126788789 gene encoding uncharacterized protein LOC126788789: MQSMLNLHGTFGLPLCVSGINHLQHPHLTHEMADHDRRREAMKKQRSRAREELNANQEMGIERIRERVGEEITDDDLAALLHDLSLCYLANSIAKAA, from the exons ATGCAGTCCATGCTGAACCTCCATGGCACTTTTGGCCTTCCTCTCTGCGTTTCAGGGATAAACCATCTTCAGCATCCTCATCTCACCCACGA GATGGCGGATCATGATCGGAGAAGGGAGGCCATGAAGAAGCAGAGATCGAGAGCCAGAGAGGAGCTGAATGCGAATCAGGAAATGGGTATTGAGAGGATCAGAGAAAGAGTGGGTGAAGAGATCACAGATGATGATCTAGCTGCTCTACTGCATGATTTGTCGCTTTGTTATTTAGCTAATTCTATTGCTAAAGCCGCTTAG
- the LOC126789184 gene encoding elongation factor 1-alpha has product MGKEKSHINIVVIGHVDSGKSTTTGHLIYKLGGIDKRVIERFEKEAAEMNKRSFKYAWVLDKLKAERERGITIDIALWKFETTKYYCTVIDAPGHRDFIKNMITGTSQADCAVLIIDSTTGGFEAGISKDGQTREHALLAFTLGVKQMICCCNKMDATTPKYSKARYDEIVKEVSSYLKKVGYNPEKIAFVPISGFEGDNMIERSSNLDWYKGPTLLDALDQINEPKRPSDKPLRLPLQDVYKIGGIGTVPVGRVETGVIKPGMVVTFGPSGLTTEVKSVEMHHEALPEALPGDNVGFNVKNVAVKDLKRGYVASNSKDDPAKEAANFTSQVIIMNHPGQIGNGYAPVLDCHTSHIAVKFAELVTKIDRRSGKELEKEPKFLKNGDAGMVKMLPTKPMVVETFSEYPPLGRFAVRDMRQTVAVGVIKNVEKKDPSGAKVTKSAAKKK; this is encoded by the exons ATGGGAAAGGAGAAGTCTCACATCAACATCGTGGTCATTGGCCACGTCGACTCCGGCAAGTCGACCACCACCGGCCACTTGATCTACAAGCTTGGAGGTATTGACAAGCGTGTGATCGAGAGATTCGAGAAGGAGGCTGCTGAGATGAACAAGAGGTCCTTCAAGTATGCCTGGGTGTTGGACAAGCTAAAGGCTGAGCGTGAGCGTGGTATCACCATTGATATTGCCTTGTGGAAGTTTGAGACCACCAAGTACTACTGCACTGTCATTGATGCTCCCGGACATCGCGATTTCATCAAGAACATGATCACTGGTACCTCCCAGGCTGATTGCGCCGTTCTTATTATCGACTCCACCACCGGTGGTTTTGAGGCTGGTATCTCCAAGGATGGGCAGACCCGTGAGCACGCTCTCCTTGCTTTCACTCTTGGTGTCAAGCAGATGATCTGTTGCTGTAACAAG ATGGATGCCACCACTCCCAAGTACTCAAAGGCGAGGTACGATGAAATCGTGAAGGAGGTTTCTTCCTACCTGAAGAAGGTGGGTTACAACCCTGAGAAGATTGCCTTTGTTCCCATCTCTGGATTCGAGGGTGACAACATGATTGAGAGGTCTTCCAACCTCGACTGGTACAAGGGTCCAACCCTCCTTGATGCTCTCGACCAGATCAACGAGCCGAAGAGGCCCTCAGACAAGCCCCTGCGTCTCCCACTTCAGGACGTGTACAAGATCGGAGGCATTGGAACTGTGCCTGTGGGACGTGTCGAGACTGGAGTCATCAAGCCTGGTATGGTGGTCACCTTTGGTCCCAGTGGTCTGACCACTGAGGTCAAGTCTGTTGAGATGCACCACGAAGCTCTCCCTGAGGCTCTTCCCGGTGACAATGTGGGATTCAACGTCAAGAATGTTGCTGTCAAGGATCTCAAGCGTGGTTATGTCGCTTCCAACTCCAAGGATGACCCTGCCAAGGAAGCCGCCAACTTCACCTCCCAAGTGATCATCATGAACCACCCTGGTCAGATTGGCAATGGCTATGCTCCAGTCCTCGACTGCCACACCTCCCACATTGCCGTCAAGTTCGCCGAGCTTGTGACCAAGATCGACAGGCGGTCCGGCAAGGAGCTCGAGAAGGAGCCCAAGTTCTTGAAGAATGGTGATGCCGGTATGGTGAAGATGCTTCCCACCAAGCCCATGGTTGTCGAGACCTTCTCCGAGTACCCACCTCTGGGTCGGTTTGCCGTGAGGGACATGCGCCAAACTGTTGCTGTTGGAGTCATCAAGAATGTGGAGAAGAAGGACCCATCTGGTGCAAAGGTGACCAAGTCTGCTGCTAAGAAGAAGTGA
- the LOC126788502 gene encoding pentatricopeptide repeat-containing protein At2g27800, mitochondrial-like, giving the protein MIFLHRHGCRSSCMLRNLSIKLFYENPLHQYLSKLKSVDAWSYSLSPSVSTLTPIHCLNQPHSDIAPKVASTGFLGIYERFSLHRFYSSPSRSFRRRENKRLEASRKPTLNQSQFQKSVSQLLPRFTPEELCDVITKQDDPLVCLELFNWASQQPRFKHDVSSYHITIKKLGVAKMYEEMDDIVNQVLAISHMGSEALFNSIIYFFTEARKLTRAVNIFKHMKNSRNMDCRPSVRTYNILFTAFLSRGCNTYINHMYMETIRCLFRQMVDDGIEPDIYTLNSMIKGYVLSLHVNDALRVFHQMGVVYNCLPNTFSYDYLIHGLCAQGRTNNAKQLCNEMKSKGFIPSSKSYNSLVNALALNGDIEEAVKYLWEMIEKRRTTEFITYKTVLDEICRQGKVKEAMKLLKEFQEKDILSGHAYRKLRHVLEDDYGDSVSHTRLR; this is encoded by the exons atgatttttcttCATAGACATGGCTGCAGAAGTAGTTGCATGCTCAGAAACCTCAGTATAAAGCTCTTTTATGAAAACCctttgcatcaatacttgtccAAGCTGAAGAGTGTGGATGCTTGGTCATATAGTTTGAGTCCCAGTGTTAGTACTCTGACGCCAATACACTGTTTGAATCAACCCCACTCTGACATAGCACCCAAAGTTGCTTCCACTGGATTTCTTGGCATATATGAGCGATTTTCATTGCATAGGTTTTACTCATCCCCATCTCGATCTTTTCGAAGGAGAGAAAATAAGAGATTAGAAGCTAGTAGAAAACCAACTCTTAATCAATCCCAATTTCAAAAATCGGTATCACAGTTGTTGCCTAGATTTACACCTGAAGAACTGTGCGATGTTATAACCAAGCAAGATGATCCTCTTGTGTGTTTAGAGTTGTTCAATTGGGCATCCCAACAGCCGCGGTTCAAACATGATGTTAGCAGTTATCACATCACGATAAAAAAACTTGGTGTGGCTAAGATGTATGAGGAGATGGATGATATTGTCAACCAAGTGCTTGCTATATCTCACATGGGTTCCGAGGCGCTTTTTAATTCCATTATCTACTTTTTCACTGAAGCTCGGAAGTTGACTAGAGCTGTCAATATATTTAAACACATGAAGAACAGTAGAAACATGGACTGCAGACCTTCAGTTAGGACATACAATATTCTCTTTACTGCCTTTTTGAGTAGGGGATGTAATACCTACATAAATCACATGTATATGGAAACCATTAGATGTTTGTTTAGGCAAATGGTGGACGATGGGATTGAACCTGATATTTATACTTTGAATTCTATGATTAAGGGATATGTTCTTTCTCTTCATGTGAATGATGCATTAAGAGTATTCCATCAGATGGGAGTGGTCTATAATTGCTTGCCAAACACATTTTCCTATGATTATCTCATCCATGGATTATGTGCTCAAGGCCGAACAAACAATGCTAAGCAGTTGTGCAATGAAATGAAGTCTAAAGGATTTATTCCGAGTAGTAAGTCTTACAACTCGCTTGTGAATGCTTTGGCTCTTAATGGTGATATAGAGGAGGCAGTGAAGTATTTGTGGGAAATGATTGAGAAGCGAAGGACAACTGAATTCATTACTTATAAGACAGTACTTGATGAAATCTGTAGACAAGGAAAGGTCAAAGAGGCTATGAAGTTGCTAAAAGAATTTCAAGAGAAAGACATTCTGAGTGGGCATGCCTACAGGAAGCTCCGACATGTGCTTGAAGATGACTATGGAGATTCTGTATCCCATACTCGATTGAG ATAA
- the LOC126788507 gene encoding histidine biosynthesis bifunctional protein hisIE, chloroplastic yields MASSQFHGLQLVRVSSPSQLFVSTAFQHGRVTFQRKSNHLVYASTNNFNRDHHLQSKVETVLDSLKWDDKGLVVAIAQNIDTGAILMQGFANREAVATTITGGKATFYSRSRSTLWTKGETSNNFINVHDIALDCDRDSIIYRGKPDGPTCHTGAETCYYTSVFDLLEDQQSGGDKFLLTTLNSLESTIAKRKGELGVPQTGKPSWTRRLLLDEKLLCSKIREEADELCRTLEENEDKSRSASEMADVLYHSMVLLGLRDVKMEDVLEILRHRFSQSGVEEKSSRKTQG; encoded by the exons ATGGCAAGTTCACAGTTCCACGGTCTGCAATTGGTCAGAGTTTCTTCCCCATCTCAGCTTTTCGTGTCTACTGCATTTCAGCATGGTAGAGTGACTTTCCAAAGAAAGAGCAATCATCTTGTTTATGCTTCCACCAACAACTTCAACAGGGACCATCATCTTCAATCAAAG GTTGAAACAGTGTTAGACAGTTTAAAATGGGATGACAAAGGTTTAGTGGTTGCCATAGCTCAAAATATTGACACTGGAGCCATCTTGATGCAAGGGTTTGCAAACAGGGAAGCAGTGGCTACAACAATCACTGGAGGGAAGGCAACATTCTACAGTCGATCGCGATCAACGTTGTGGACAAAGGGAGAGACCTCCAATAATTTCATTAATGTCCATGACATTGCCCTTGATTGTGATCGGGACTCG ATAATATACCGTGGGAAACCTGATGGTCCAACTTGTCACACAGGAGCAGAGACTTGCTATTACACCTCGGTGTTTGATTTGTTAGAAGATCAGCAG AGTGGAGGAGATAAGTTCCTGTTGACCACTCTGAACTCTTTAGAATCTACAATTGCAAAACGAAAAGGAGAACTAGGAGTCCCACAAACTGGAAAGCCCTCTTGGACTAGACGACTACTACTTGATGAGAAATTGTTGTGCTCAAAAATCAG GGAAGAGGCAGATGAGCTATGTCGAACACTAGAGGAGAACGAGGATAAATCGCGTAGTGCTTCAGAGATGGCAGATGTGCTTTATCATTCAATGGTTTTGCTGGGCCTCAGAGATGTAAAAATGGAAGATGTTTTAGAAATTTTACGACATAGATTTTCTCAGTCAGGTGTCGAGGAAAAGAGTAGTCGCAAGACACAAGGCTAG
- the LOC126788506 gene encoding elongation factor 1-alpha-like yields MGKEKFHINIVVIGHVDSGKSTTTGHLIYKLGGIDKRVIERFEKEAAEMNKRSFKYAWVLDKLKAERERGITIDIALWKFETTKYYCTVIDAPGHRDFIKNMITGTSQADCAVLIIDSTTGGFEAGISKDGQTREHALLAFTLGVKQMICCCNKMDATTPKYSKARYDEIVKEVSSYLKKVGYNPDKIAFVPISGFEGDNMIERSTNLDWYKGPTLLEALDQINEPKRPSDKPLRLPLQDVYKIGGIGTVPVGRVETGVIKPGMVVTFGPTGLTTEVKSVEMHHEALLEALPGDNVGFNVKNVAVKDLKRGFVASNSKDDPAKEAANFTSQVIIMNHPGQIGNGYAPVLDCHTSHIAVKFGEILTKIDRRSGKEIEKEPKFLKNGDAGMVKMLPTKPMVVETFSEYPPLGRFAVRDMRQTVAVGVIKSVEKKDPSGAKVTKSAAKKK; encoded by the exons ATGGGTAAGGAAAAGTTTCACATCAACATTGTGGTCATTGGCCACGTCGACTCCGGAAAGTCGACCACCACTGGCCACTTGATATACAAGCTTGGTGGTATTGACAAGCGTGTGATTGAGAGATTCGAGAAGGAGGCCGCTGAGATGAACAAGAGATCCTTCAAGTATGCCTGGGTGTTGGACAAGCTAAAGGCTGAGCGTGAGCGTGGTATCACCATTGATATTGCCTTGTGGAAGTTTGAGACCACCAAGTACTACTGCACTGTCATTGATGCTCCTGGACATCGTGATTTCATTAAGAACATGATCACTGGTACCTCACAGGCTGACTGTGCCGTCCTCATTATTGACTCCACCACTGGAGGTTTTGAAGCTGGTATCTCTAAGGATGGGCAGACCCGTGAGCACGCTCTGCTTGCTTTCACTCTCGGTGTCAAGCAGATGATTTGCTGCTGTAACAAG ATGGATGCCACCACTCCCAAGTACTCAAAGGCAAGgtatgatgaaattgtgaagGAGGTCTCTTCCTACCTGAAGAAGGTTGGATACAACCCAGACAAAATTGCCTTTGTCCCCATCTCTGGATTTGAGGGTGACAACATGATTGAGAGGTCCACCAACCTTGACTGGTACAAGGGTCCTACCCTCCTCGAGGCTCTTGACCAAATCAATGAGCCCAAGAGACCCTCAGACAAACCCCTCCGTCTGCCCCTTCAGGATGTTTACAAGATTGGTGGAATTGGAACTGTGCCAGTGGGACGTGTGGAGACTGGTGTCATCAAGCCTGGTATGGTTGTGACTTTTGGCCCTACTGGTCTGACTACTGAGGTGAAGTCTGTTGAGATGCACCATGAGGCTCTCCTGGAGGCTCTTCCTGGTGACAATGTCGGATTCAATGTTAAGAATGTTGCTGTCAAGGATCTCAAGCGTGGTTTTGTTGCATCCAACTCCAAGGATGACCCCGCCAAGGAGGCTGCTAACTTTACCTCCCAGGTTATCATCATGAACCACCCTGGACAGATTGGAAATGGATATGCTCCAGTTCTTGACTGCCACACCTCCCACATTGCTGTTAAGTTTGGTGAGATCTTGACCAAGATTGACAGACGATCTGGAAAGGAGATTGAGAAGGAGCCCAAGTTCTTGAAGAACGGAGATGCCGGTATGGTTAAGATGCTTCCCACCAAGCCCATGGTTGTTGAGACCTTCTCCGAGTATCCCCCTCTTGGTCGTTTTGCTGTGAGGGACATGCGTCAGACTGTTGCTGTTGGAGTTATCAAGAGCGTTGAGAAGAAGGATCCATCAGGTGCCAAGGTCA